One Bacillota bacterium DNA segment encodes these proteins:
- a CDS encoding cyclopropane-fatty-acyl-phospholipid synthase family protein, which translates to MKKAILDRVFSAMRGGGFEVRYWDGTERRYGNGGVKVKLVINDPLVAGRFLTKPVLAFGEAYMDKQIEVEGDLREIVRLAIANQEVLTGKFKRNNALKALKVFRKHRSATRQKDDVQFHYDIGNDFFKLWLDETMSYSCAYFRTPDDTLFQAQLNKIDHILRKLQLDSGQTLLDIGSGWGWLIISAAEKYGVKAMGITLSEEQTFWSRKRIIERGLKGRVEVELMDYRTLAGKGRWFDRVVSVGMFEHVGKDNLPLYMEAVRKMLVPGGLSMLHTITHVKEGPVNPWIEKHIFPNGYIPSLRETIWLLPDYGFHLLDVESLRLHYAQTLEHWARNFEAALDRVREMFPERFVRMWRLYLNSCAASFRYSGLDVHQILFSRGLNNNLALTRDHVYDRRQDEHRPVRYKLVSH; encoded by the coding sequence ATGAAAAAAGCGATCCTGGATCGAGTGTTCAGCGCCATGCGCGGCGGCGGTTTCGAGGTTCGGTACTGGGACGGGACCGAGCGGCGCTACGGTAACGGCGGCGTAAAGGTTAAACTGGTGATTAACGATCCGTTGGTAGCGGGTCGCTTCCTCACCAAGCCCGTCCTCGCATTCGGGGAAGCTTATATGGATAAGCAGATTGAGGTTGAGGGTGATCTACGGGAAATAGTACGTTTGGCCATTGCGAACCAGGAGGTGCTGACCGGCAAGTTTAAAAGAAACAATGCCTTAAAAGCGCTGAAGGTGTTTCGCAAACACCGGTCGGCCACCCGGCAAAAAGATGACGTGCAGTTCCACTACGACATCGGCAATGATTTCTTCAAACTGTGGTTGGATGAAACCATGAGCTATTCCTGCGCCTACTTCCGGACACCCGATGATACGCTGTTTCAGGCCCAGTTGAACAAGATTGATCACATCCTGCGCAAACTGCAGCTCGATTCCGGGCAGACGCTGCTGGATATCGGCAGCGGATGGGGCTGGCTTATCATCAGCGCCGCCGAAAAGTACGGCGTCAAGGCCATGGGAATAACTTTAAGCGAGGAACAGACGTTTTGGTCCAGAAAGAGAATAATCGAACGGGGCCTGAAGGGGCGGGTGGAGGTCGAACTGATGGATTACCGCACCCTGGCCGGCAAAGGAAGATGGTTTGACCGGGTGGTCAGTGTGGGGATGTTCGAACACGTCGGTAAGGACAACTTGCCCCTGTATATGGAGGCGGTACGGAAAATGCTCGTCCCCGGCGGCCTATCCATGCTGCATACCATCACCCACGTGAAGGAAGGCCCCGTGAATCCCTGGATTGAAAAGCATATCTTCCCCAATGGCTACATCCCTTCGCTGCGGGAAACGATCTGGCTTTTGCCGGACTACGGTTTTCACCTCCTGGATGTGGAAAGCCTGCGCCTCCATTACGCCCAAACCCTGGAGCACTGGGCCCGGAACTTCGAAGCGGCCCTGGACCGGGTGCGGGAGATGTTTCCGGAAAGGTTCGTGCGGATGTGGCGGCTGTACCTGAATTCGTGCGCGGCCTCGTTCCGGTATAGCGGGCTCGACGTACATCAAATCCTGTTCTCCCGGGGGCTGAACAACAACTTGGCCCTGACCCGCGATCACGTCTATGACCGCCGGCAGGACGAACATCGGCCCGTCCGGTACAAACTTGTTTCCCATTGA
- a CDS encoding type II toxin-antitoxin system prevent-host-death family antitoxin, which translates to MPNIKPVSDLRNYNDVLRSCRIGEPVFLTKNGRGRYVLLDMQEYEKQQAVIKFLLKLFEAEDAIKTGEEWKSLDDLKKALDVSS; encoded by the coding sequence ATGCCAAATATTAAGCCGGTTTCAGATTTGAGAAATTATAATGATGTTCTCCGCTCCTGCCGGATTGGGGAGCCTGTGTTTTTAACCAAAAACGGTAGAGGCCGTTATGTTCTTTTAGATATGCAGGAATACGAAAAACAGCAGGCGGTGATTAAGTTTTTATTAAAGCTGTTCGAGGCCGAGGATGCAATTAAGACAGGAGAAGAATGGAAATCCCTTGATGACCTTAAGAAAGCATTGGATGTTTCCTCGTGA
- the mscL gene encoding large-conductance mechanosensitive channel protein MscL, which translates to MGMIKEFKEFAVKGNVIDMAVGIIIGAAFGKIVSSFVGNVIMPPIGLLIGGIDFSNLAFTIKEAAGDNPAVVIGYGRFIQTIVDFAIVAFAIFIAVKGINSLKRKEEEAAKAPPAPPAQEVLLAEIRDLLKNRP; encoded by the coding sequence ATGGGTATGATCAAAGAATTTAAGGAATTCGCCGTCAAAGGGAACGTCATCGATATGGCGGTCGGCATCATCATCGGCGCTGCGTTCGGCAAGATCGTTTCTTCCTTCGTAGGCAATGTGATCATGCCTCCGATAGGTCTGCTCATCGGCGGGATCGATTTCTCCAATTTGGCTTTTACTATCAAAGAAGCTGCAGGAGACAACCCTGCCGTCGTAATCGGTTACGGAAGGTTTATTCAGACGATTGTCGATTTCGCGATTGTCGCCTTTGCCATTTTCATAGCCGTCAAAGGGATTAACTCACTCAAACGCAAAGAAGAAGAAGCGGCCAAGGCCCCGCCGGCACCCCCGGCGCAAGAAGTATTGCTTGCGGAAATACGCGATTTGCTGAAGAATAGGCCCTAA
- a CDS encoding cytochrome c3 family protein, with protein sequence MRKVSRAGPSIYRLYLILVIVLMCAPAFAAPAFAWTHGQFSATTDACAGCHVAHAAQMPKLLKQGPTQTHFCFLCHGDGGTSAPYDIKDGITVAGSTYRPSTAGGFVRQWVDDGDNILEAGELKPVTSRHNVQGFVYGDESGTVQDTTDTYHWIPGGSNQFSGSGFVCGSCHDPHAGGRTPDIINDPNFGSVIWGNKDNDGRPNPRLLRQIITVQDATYTNLALIFQVATVGTFTYSATGSAVYQVTNYWSGSTEWCGACHNKLKYSDADVKAGDGQVGQYFSMWRHPMDVHVAPVLNQAGTAIDMDRSLATGTPLETEKLSSFRAYKVACLTCHRAHSTTAAIAGWATSWPRDATDPATGKALGDTSALLRMDSRGVCYNCHRAGQYNCQNDSRFNAAQNTNCSFCHPHTGGGAHPMPGTCGMCHPDASGGDLYN encoded by the coding sequence ATGAGAAAGGTGAGTCGGGCGGGACCATCTATCTATCGACTTTATCTTATCCTCGTAATAGTACTGATGTGCGCGCCGGCTTTTGCCGCGCCGGCCTTTGCCTGGACCCACGGGCAGTTTTCCGCCACCACCGACGCCTGCGCCGGTTGCCATGTGGCACACGCCGCTCAGATGCCGAAGCTTTTAAAGCAAGGACCGACGCAGACGCATTTCTGCTTTCTCTGCCACGGTGACGGCGGCACAAGCGCACCTTATGATATTAAAGACGGGATTACCGTTGCCGGCTCAACTTACCGTCCTTCGACGGCGGGCGGCTTTGTGCGGCAGTGGGTTGATGACGGCGACAATATCCTGGAAGCGGGTGAGCTCAAACCGGTAACCTCGCGGCACAATGTCCAGGGGTTCGTTTACGGTGACGAGAGCGGCACGGTACAGGATACGACCGACACTTACCACTGGATTCCGGGAGGTAGCAACCAGTTCAGCGGCAGCGGCTTCGTGTGCGGCTCCTGCCACGACCCGCACGCAGGCGGTAGGACCCCAGATATTATAAATGATCCTAACTTCGGCTCTGTTATCTGGGGGAACAAGGACAACGACGGCCGCCCCAACCCGCGGTTGCTGCGCCAGATCATTACCGTACAGGACGCTACTTACACCAACCTGGCTTTAATATTCCAGGTGGCAACCGTCGGCACGTTTACTTACTCGGCGACCGGCTCAGCCGTGTACCAGGTGACCAACTACTGGTCCGGAAGCACCGAATGGTGCGGCGCCTGCCATAACAAGCTCAAGTATAGCGATGCTGATGTTAAGGCCGGGGATGGGCAGGTCGGTCAGTACTTCAGTATGTGGCGCCACCCGATGGATGTGCATGTCGCGCCCGTGCTGAACCAGGCGGGAACCGCTATCGACATGGATAGGAGCCTCGCCACCGGTACACCGCTGGAAACCGAGAAACTAAGTAGCTTCCGTGCTTACAAGGTGGCCTGCCTGACCTGCCACCGGGCACACAGCACCACGGCGGCAATAGCCGGCTGGGCAACGAGCTGGCCGCGCGATGCCACGGACCCGGCCACGGGCAAGGCATTGGGCGACACCTCGGCGCTCCTGCGGATGGACAGCCGCGGGGTTTGCTACAACTGCCACCGCGCGGGGCAGTATAACTGCCAGAACGATTCGCGCTTTAACGCTGCTCAGAATACCAACTGTTCCTTCTGCCACCCGCATACCGGGGGCGGGGCGCACCCTATGCCTGGCACTTGCGGCATGTGTCACCCGGATGCCAGTGGCGGCGATCTCTACAACTAA